A part of Ammospiza caudacuta isolate bAmmCau1 chromosome 7, bAmmCau1.pri, whole genome shotgun sequence genomic DNA contains:
- the EXTL2 gene encoding exostosin-like 2 isoform X2 codes for MGIRLLRFTSVVIIVLLLVAGALTALLPTIKDDKLPNSRREPKTQTQSALDSFTLIMQTYNRTDLLLKLLNHYQAIPHLHKVIVVWNNIGEKTPEEMWNSLGPHPVPVVFKVQTVNRMRNRLQNFLDLETKAVLMMDDDTLVSAHDLAFAFSVWQQFPEHIVGFVPRKHISTPSGVYSYGSFELQNPGFGNGDQYSMVLIGAAFFHSGYLEDFQQQPEAVHALIDETQNCDDIAMNFLVAKHTGKPSGVFVKPVDIRNLEKDTNSGYSGMWHRAEHLLQRSYCVNKLVNIYDGMPLKYSNIMISQFGFPNYANHKNKM; via the exons ATGGGAATCCGCCTGCTGCGCTTCACCTCTGTGGTGATCATCGTCCTGCTCCTTGTGGCAGGTGCTTTAACAGCTTTGCTTCCCACTATCAAAGATGACAAATTGCCCAACTCTAGAAGGGAACCCAAAACCCAGACTCAGTCTGCCCTGGATTCATTCACTCTTATTATGCAGACATACAATAGAACTGACTTACTGCTAAAGCTTTTAAATCATTATCAAGCAATCCCCCACCTACATAAAGTAATTGTGGTGTGGAACAACATTGGTGAGAAGACACCAGAGGAAATGTGGAATTCCTTGGGGCCTCATCCTGTCCCTGTTGTCTTTAAAGTTCAAACTGTAAATCGTATGAGAAACAGACTGCAGAATTTCCTTGACCTGGAAACAAAAG CTGTTTTAATGATGGATGATGACACACTAGTCAGTGCTCATGACCTTGCTTTTGCCTTTTCCGTTTGGCAG caatTTCCAGAGCATATAGTGGGATTTGTTCCTAGAAAGCACATTTCCACTCCTTCAGGCGTCTACAGTTATGGCAGCTTTGAGCTGCAGAACCCTGGCTTTGGCAATGGAGATCAGTACTCCATGGTGCTCATCGGTGCAGCATTTTTTCACAGCGGCTATTTGGAAGACTTTCAACAGCAGCCAGAAGCAGTTCATGCCTTAATAGATGAAACTCAAAACTGTGATGATATTGCCATGAATTTTCTGGTAGCCAAGCATACTGGAAAGCCTTCAGGAGTGTTTGTGAAGCCGGTTGACATAAGAAATTTAGAAAAGGACACTAACAGTGGCTATTCTGGAATGTGGCACCGAGCAGAGCATTTGTTACAGAGATCCTACTGTGTAAATAAACTCGTTAATATTTATGATGGCATGCCCTTAAAATATTCTAATATCATGATTTCTCAGTTTGGTTTTCCTAATTATGCCAATCACAAAAATAAGATGTAA
- the EXTL2 gene encoding exostosin-like 2 isoform X1, giving the protein MRWFHLCKLPGRVMGIRLLRFTSVVIIVLLLVAGALTALLPTIKDDKLPNSRREPKTQTQSALDSFTLIMQTYNRTDLLLKLLNHYQAIPHLHKVIVVWNNIGEKTPEEMWNSLGPHPVPVVFKVQTVNRMRNRLQNFLDLETKAVLMMDDDTLVSAHDLAFAFSVWQQFPEHIVGFVPRKHISTPSGVYSYGSFELQNPGFGNGDQYSMVLIGAAFFHSGYLEDFQQQPEAVHALIDETQNCDDIAMNFLVAKHTGKPSGVFVKPVDIRNLEKDTNSGYSGMWHRAEHLLQRSYCVNKLVNIYDGMPLKYSNIMISQFGFPNYANHKNKM; this is encoded by the exons ATGAG GTGGTTTCACTTGTGTAAGCTTCCAGGAAGAGTTATGGGAATCCGCCTGCTGCGCTTCACCTCTGTGGTGATCATCGTCCTGCTCCTTGTGGCAGGTGCTTTAACAGCTTTGCTTCCCACTATCAAAGATGACAAATTGCCCAACTCTAGAAGGGAACCCAAAACCCAGACTCAGTCTGCCCTGGATTCATTCACTCTTATTATGCAGACATACAATAGAACTGACTTACTGCTAAAGCTTTTAAATCATTATCAAGCAATCCCCCACCTACATAAAGTAATTGTGGTGTGGAACAACATTGGTGAGAAGACACCAGAGGAAATGTGGAATTCCTTGGGGCCTCATCCTGTCCCTGTTGTCTTTAAAGTTCAAACTGTAAATCGTATGAGAAACAGACTGCAGAATTTCCTTGACCTGGAAACAAAAG CTGTTTTAATGATGGATGATGACACACTAGTCAGTGCTCATGACCTTGCTTTTGCCTTTTCCGTTTGGCAG caatTTCCAGAGCATATAGTGGGATTTGTTCCTAGAAAGCACATTTCCACTCCTTCAGGCGTCTACAGTTATGGCAGCTTTGAGCTGCAGAACCCTGGCTTTGGCAATGGAGATCAGTACTCCATGGTGCTCATCGGTGCAGCATTTTTTCACAGCGGCTATTTGGAAGACTTTCAACAGCAGCCAGAAGCAGTTCATGCCTTAATAGATGAAACTCAAAACTGTGATGATATTGCCATGAATTTTCTGGTAGCCAAGCATACTGGAAAGCCTTCAGGAGTGTTTGTGAAGCCGGTTGACATAAGAAATTTAGAAAAGGACACTAACAGTGGCTATTCTGGAATGTGGCACCGAGCAGAGCATTTGTTACAGAGATCCTACTGTGTAAATAAACTCGTTAATATTTATGATGGCATGCCCTTAAAATATTCTAATATCATGATTTCTCAGTTTGGTTTTCCTAATTATGCCAATCACAAAAATAAGATGTAA